A genome region from bacterium includes the following:
- a CDS encoding T9SS type A sorting domain-containing protein, with the protein MKKCIVICVLFFFYTGDIYADQYWTSWCIPPDIQSVAIEDSIVWCATSDDGVISYNTHTGQKLYYNVNNGLDSDVMYSMTIDHNGLKWFQTKDGLSRFDGSQWITFPGGGFYDMVVDRNNYVWAIRTKGIYKISNSDIEKVIEGVTGQYIYLEISPSDILWVAGYTKIYRVIDPDISEINIHEILLGSFSDHIKDISVDGKTELLWYTCTSSVYSFDNATGTETLELDDTVPDYAGYTRIDIDSAGNIWLAGSSYIALYRDGILTNYSSVFFDDCTINDIAGDGKGNVWISTTRGLIRFDGQHFEAIFDESELYQNSVRSIVIDNNDTVWCSHNEFSSTPLSCYVDDTWKTGPKGMHDLLAVDDQNNLWGSYGGSLYVYDGNDITQRSIRVPLPGYLCDTTSPGSIVDILFEDNNVVWIASSSNSMDDCTTAGVFTYDGETVVPQLLGIFSCIAMDSKKNTWCGTFYDGLYRYDGNEWVHYTNSNGLPGNEIWDVEIDSNDVVWFTIFYGQIDVGYHTLGNFDNNTITVYTANNSGLPDAMIYTIAIDHNNTKWLGTDAGVCRFDGETWTTFNAENSGLCDNKVNCIAVEKNNTIWFGTDHGVLRYTGEVIKSSDVNESNPEAFPVIRSFPNPFNPSTTIEFTLPEAGAASLIIYNIAGQKVRVLLSEPLTAGHHTAVWDGRNGNDLPVSAGIYFARLTCGGRTATGKMVMVK; encoded by the coding sequence ATGAAAAAATGCATTGTTATATGTGTACTGTTTTTCTTTTATACAGGCGACATTTATGCCGATCAATACTGGACATCATGGTGCATTCCTCCCGACATACAATCGGTAGCCATAGAAGACAGCATTGTCTGGTGCGCGACAAGTGATGACGGTGTCATAAGCTACAATACCCATACGGGACAAAAACTGTATTACAATGTCAATAATGGATTGGATAGTGATGTAATGTATAGTATGACCATAGATCATAATGGTCTTAAATGGTTTCAGACAAAAGACGGGCTTTCCCGTTTTGATGGTTCTCAATGGATCACTTTTCCCGGAGGAGGATTTTATGATATGGTGGTTGATCGGAATAATTATGTCTGGGCAATAAGAACAAAAGGTATATATAAAATATCAAACTCTGATATTGAAAAAGTTATAGAAGGTGTAACCGGACAATATATTTATCTTGAGATTTCCCCATCGGACATTCTCTGGGTTGCAGGTTATACAAAGATTTATCGAGTTATTGATCCGGATATTTCCGAAATAAATATTCATGAAATACTACTGGGAAGTTTTAGTGATCATATAAAAGACATTTCGGTCGACGGGAAAACGGAACTGCTCTGGTATACATGCACTTCATCGGTCTATTCATTCGATAATGCGACAGGAACGGAAACGCTGGAGCTTGATGATACGGTACCGGATTATGCGGGATATACCAGGATAGATATTGATTCTGCCGGGAATATCTGGCTGGCAGGTTCATCGTATATCGCACTGTACCGTGATGGAATACTGACGAACTATTCCAGTGTTTTTTTTGATGACTGTACAATCAATGATATAGCCGGCGACGGTAAAGGAAATGTATGGATATCGACAACGAGAGGTTTGATACGATTTGATGGTCAACATTTTGAGGCTATATTTGACGAATCGGAACTCTATCAAAATAGTGTGAGATCGATTGTTATTGACAATAATGACACTGTCTGGTGTTCACATAATGAATTTTCATCGACTCCTTTATCCTGTTATGTAGATGATACATGGAAGACCGGTCCGAAAGGAATGCATGATCTGCTTGCTGTTGACGATCAAAATAACCTTTGGGGGTCTTATGGAGGATCTCTGTATGTTTATGATGGTAATGATATAACTCAACGGAGCATCCGAGTTCCTCTTCCCGGTTATTTGTGTGACACGACATCGCCTGGAAGCATCGTCGATATCCTTTTTGAAGATAATAATGTTGTCTGGATAGCATCCTCAAGCAATTCTATGGACGATTGTACGACAGCCGGCGTATTCACCTATGATGGCGAAACAGTCGTACCGCAGCTTCTGGGAATTTTTTCCTGTATCGCAATGGATTCAAAAAAGAATACGTGGTGTGGAACGTTTTACGATGGTTTATACAGGTATGATGGTAATGAATGGGTTCATTATACCAATTCGAACGGTTTACCGGGTAACGAAATCTGGGATGTCGAGATCGACAGTAACGATGTGGTCTGGTTCACGATATTTTATGGTCAAATCGATGTCGGATATCATACGCTGGGAAATTTTGACAATAATACAATTACAGTATATACTGCTAATAATAGCGGACTGCCGGATGCGATGATTTACACCATAGCCATCGACCACAACAACACTAAGTGGTTGGGCACCGACGCCGGTGTCTGCCGTTTCGATGGCGAAACATGGACAACCTTCAACGCCGAAAATAGCGGCCTCTGCGACAACAAGGTCAATTGTATCGCGGTCGAGAAGAACAATACCATCTGGTTCGGCACCGACCACGGTGTTTTGCGCTACACTGGAGAAGTGATCAAATCTTCCGATGTCAACGAATCGAATCCGGAAGCTTTTCCTGTTATCCGTTCCTTCCCCAACCCTTTCAACCCCTCGACCACCATCGAGTTCACCCTGCCGGAAGCCGGAGCTGCGTCTCTCATCATTTACAACATTGCCGGGCAGAAGGTACGTGTTCTCTTGTCGGAGCCCCTGACTGCGGGTCATCACACCGCCGTATGGGACGGCAGGAACGGCAACGATTTACCAGTCTCAGCGGGCATCTACTTCGCCCGGCTGACCTGCGGCGGGCGGACGGCAACGGGGAAGATGGTGATGGTGAAATGA
- a CDS encoding DUF2339 domain-containing protein, translated as MDKHDERSLSDRIEQLESVVEELRKTLTQVNETLARNERIGETMAHEKYSAPVFLERTREAAQSQTALPREQKAIVSGIREATPHKPVKPSRPSRTREEWEALIGGKLLNRIGALALIIGIGFFLKYAFDNNWINETMRVIVGAVAGTALLYGGSRFHRKGLSIFAQGLIGAGIPILYLSVYASFNFYHLVPQTVAFVLMSVVTITAFQQAIRYDSFAVSLLGWFGGFLTPFLLSTGVVNEVGLFTYIVLLDIGLIAVQMKKTTWAILELLTLGATYITYGLWYGNYYKVDNFPVAILFTTLFWGLFYVLDISGIIKPVTSFPRLRQTVSALNAVFYYWALYAVINPDHHAWMAPVTLLIGVVYFLTLQWSQRRHVVDEGIRNRYALTAGALLIIATGIRLSGFLRVTVWSIEGLALVWYGCSGNLRYVWRAAIGLFVLATISLFVTQFPDSVARYKPVEGIRFLFNIRALAFAVLAASIGFSVLPLRRLKEDFLTKVRQALHYWWSIILFVLCTVETYDLFAGQAVYRILLMIALGWAVYSFIMVWPALRMDVRPVLRCGWGSLLLAVAFAVTLGLMTFVPIEDFRFALNVRTGVLAVLIAGVYLQTRWVKTIMPDYRWRKETGMYLRIALVLLVFALITGETKDSFTRSIVFAKQSGVAVLQGEITRLQNLKQLSLSGVWLIYSILLMGAGMWRRIQKVRMVAIVLFGITILKIFIYDLSFLDSLYRIFSFIGLGIILLAVSYVYQRYKAVIFESFSGE; from the coding sequence ATGGATAAGCATGACGAAAGATCATTGTCTGATCGGATCGAGCAGCTTGAGAGCGTTGTGGAAGAACTCCGGAAAACGCTCACCCAGGTGAACGAGACGTTAGCGCGCAATGAACGTATTGGCGAAACGATGGCGCACGAAAAGTATTCCGCACCGGTTTTTCTGGAACGGACCCGTGAGGCAGCGCAATCGCAGACTGCTCTTCCACGGGAACAAAAGGCCATTGTCAGCGGCATACGGGAAGCCACTCCGCACAAACCGGTCAAACCATCCCGTCCTTCCCGAACCCGTGAAGAGTGGGAAGCCCTCATCGGCGGGAAACTGCTGAATCGCATCGGCGCCCTCGCCCTTATCATCGGGATCGGATTTTTCCTGAAATATGCGTTTGATAACAACTGGATCAACGAGACGATGCGGGTGATCGTCGGGGCGGTCGCCGGTACCGCACTGCTGTATGGCGGCTCACGTTTCCACAGGAAGGGGCTCTCCATTTTCGCGCAAGGACTCATTGGCGCGGGAATACCGATTCTTTATCTCTCGGTGTACGCCTCGTTTAATTTTTATCATCTGGTTCCCCAAACCGTTGCGTTCGTACTGATGTCGGTGGTGACAATCACCGCGTTCCAGCAGGCTATCCGATATGATTCGTTTGCCGTGTCACTGCTCGGCTGGTTCGGCGGTTTCCTCACCCCGTTTCTCCTCAGCACCGGAGTGGTCAACGAGGTCGGGCTTTTTACTTACATCGTTCTTCTCGATATCGGTCTGATCGCGGTACAGATGAAAAAAACAACCTGGGCGATACTCGAGCTGCTCACGCTTGGGGCTACCTACATAACATATGGCCTGTGGTACGGCAATTATTATAAAGTTGACAATTTCCCCGTGGCGATTTTATTTACGACTCTTTTCTGGGGATTGTTTTATGTGCTTGATATATCGGGAATTATCAAGCCTGTTACTTCGTTTCCCCGGCTCAGGCAAACAGTTTCTGCCTTGAATGCGGTTTTTTACTACTGGGCACTGTATGCTGTCATCAATCCTGACCACCATGCATGGATGGCTCCGGTAACACTCTTGATCGGTGTCGTGTATTTCCTGACATTGCAATGGTCACAACGCCGTCATGTCGTTGACGAAGGGATACGCAACCGGTATGCACTTACGGCGGGTGCGCTGCTGATCATCGCGACGGGTATTCGGTTGTCAGGCTTCTTGCGAGTCACCGTCTGGTCGATCGAGGGGCTGGCGCTGGTCTGGTATGGCTGCTCCGGAAACCTGCGATATGTATGGAGAGCGGCGATTGGACTGTTTGTACTTGCCACCATCAGTCTGTTTGTTACCCAGTTCCCCGATTCTGTGGCGAGGTACAAACCGGTCGAGGGGATCAGGTTTCTCTTCAACATACGGGCGCTTGCGTTCGCGGTACTTGCGGCATCCATCGGCTTCAGCGTGCTGCCGTTACGGCGCCTGAAAGAGGACTTCTTAACAAAGGTACGGCAGGCGCTGCACTACTGGTGGAGTATCATTCTTTTTGTGCTGTGTACCGTTGAAACATACGATCTGTTCGCCGGACAGGCAGTGTACAGGATTCTTCTGATGATAGCGCTGGGCTGGGCTGTTTATTCTTTTATCATGGTATGGCCGGCTTTGAGGATGGATGTCAGGCCGGTTCTCAGATGCGGTTGGGGTTCCCTTCTGCTGGCTGTCGCATTCGCAGTGACCCTGGGGCTCATGACATTCGTGCCGATTGAAGATTTCAGGTTTGCGCTGAATGTTCGTACCGGGGTCCTGGCGGTTCTCATTGCGGGTGTATATCTCCAGACAAGATGGGTAAAAACCATCATGCCCGATTATCGATGGCGTAAGGAAACAGGCATGTACCTTCGGATCGCGCTCGTATTACTTGTTTTTGCCCTGATTACCGGGGAAACGAAAGATAGTTTCACCAGATCGATTGTTTTTGCGAAACAATCTGGCGTTGCCGTCCTGCAGGGCGAGATTACCCGTCTGCAAAACCTCAAGCAACTATCTCTCTCCGGTGTCTGGCTGATCTATTCGATACTCCTGATGGGCGCCGGGATGTGGCGGCGGATACAGAAAGTTCGTATGGTTGCGATCGTGCTTTTTGGGATAACGATTCTGAAAATATTTATCTACGATCTGTCGTTTCTCGATTCGCTGTACCGCATCTTCTCATTCATCGGGCTTGGGATTATTCTGCTTGCGGTATCATATGTCTATCAGCGGTACAAGGCCGTGATTTTTGAAAGTTTTTCAGGTGAATGA
- a CDS encoding MarR family transcriptional regulator, translating to MSLHDEIGLLKPFKSQGHETLLTVILTASLLVKEGQQLLRPYGLTEAQFNVLLLLKDQSENGMLNQTKLGSMLLVNRSNITGLIDRMEQAGMVKRIPDGDDRRVNLVQMTDEGRQLLANAEKIYFKRVNEITSVLSSNEFVHLTKILERIRKQLHYTQE from the coding sequence ATGAGTTTACATGATGAAATCGGGCTCCTGAAACCGTTTAAAAGCCAGGGCCATGAAACGCTTCTGACCGTTATACTGACCGCATCACTCCTTGTCAAGGAAGGGCAGCAGCTTCTGCGTCCGTACGGTCTGACGGAAGCGCAGTTCAATGTGCTTCTTCTCCTGAAGGATCAGTCGGAAAACGGGATGCTGAACCAGACAAAACTGGGAAGCATGCTTCTCGTGAACCGTTCGAACATAACCGGGCTTATCGACCGTATGGAACAGGCTGGAATGGTTAAAAGAATTCCGGACGGCGATGACCGTCGGGTCAACCTTGTTCAGATGACCGACGAAGGCCGTCAGCTTCTGGCGAACGCAGAGAAGATTTATTTTAAACGCGTCAACGAAATAACATCTGTTCTGTCCAGCAACGAGTTTGTTCATCTCACCAAGATACTGGAAAGAATACGGAAACAACTGCATTATACCCAGGAATAA
- a CDS encoding glycoside hydrolase family 97 protein produces MTWNIDSGKLLGFMMGILMCTLVSCGTGKTPITIISPDGRIKARVMAWGGENRKTLMYDVLFDDVPVVTQSPLGIVLKNGDGFSEDLTVEKVTFLGTDVVYSMPYGKTSEIRDYFKEATIELEDKNKRKINLIFRAYNDGIAFRYYIPVQKTLDNIEITGELTSFYFTGDHDYWGLHLDSYTTSYETDYTASKLGAISPQSLIALPLLIRASEKSWAAITEANLTDYAGMYLKKAGGKPSGLTASLSPLPDSSGVCARIKTPHGTPWRVLMIGEQPGDLIESNIVLNLNAPCVIDNSWIQPGKVAWDWWSGQVVKDRNFKGAMDDRTMKYFIDFAGDYGLRYMLVDAGWYGDHADGEVDITKSIPQIDVPGLVQYAGERGVGIILWLNWKCVDRQMDEAFPLYEKWGVKGVKIDYMNRDDQEMVNFYHRAVQKAAAHKLLVDFHGAYKPTGIRRTYPNLITREGVMGLEYSKWSDRITPDHDCTLPFTRMLAGPMDYTPGGFSNATKEQFKPQSVEPMTQGTRCHQLALYVIFESPLQMLADHPANYRNKPGMDFLEAVPVTWDKTRVIAGEVGDFIAIARQYADEWYLGSITDWTPRLMTVSLDFLGEGDYAAEIYADGSGPEDVRKREVLITAGDSIDINMAAGGGCAVRFYPAPAGCSLPRYSPK; encoded by the coding sequence ATGACATGGAATATTGACAGTGGAAAACTGCTCGGGTTCATGATGGGGATTCTGATGTGCACGCTCGTATCATGCGGCACCGGAAAAACCCCGATTACGATCATTTCTCCCGATGGCAGAATCAAAGCCCGGGTAATGGCATGGGGCGGTGAAAACAGAAAAACGCTCATGTATGATGTTCTCTTTGACGATGTCCCGGTCGTAACACAATCCCCGCTCGGAATTGTGCTTAAAAATGGCGATGGATTCTCGGAAGACCTCACAGTCGAAAAAGTCACCTTTCTGGGCACCGATGTGGTCTATTCCATGCCGTACGGGAAAACATCTGAAATCAGGGATTATTTCAAGGAAGCCACTATCGAGCTCGAAGACAAAAACAAAAGGAAAATCAATCTCATTTTCAGGGCGTACAACGACGGCATCGCATTCAGGTATTACATTCCCGTCCAGAAAACACTCGATAACATCGAAATAACCGGTGAGCTGACATCGTTTTATTTCACAGGCGATCACGATTACTGGGGACTTCATCTCGACAGCTATACAACATCGTACGAAACCGATTACACCGCTTCTAAATTAGGTGCGATCTCTCCCCAGTCGCTTATAGCGCTGCCTCTTCTCATCAGGGCATCCGAAAAATCATGGGCCGCCATAACCGAAGCCAATCTTACCGATTATGCGGGTATGTACCTTAAAAAGGCCGGGGGGAAGCCGTCCGGTCTCACAGCATCGCTCTCCCCCCTGCCCGACAGCTCCGGGGTATGCGCCCGTATTAAAACTCCCCATGGGACACCCTGGCGCGTCCTCATGATCGGCGAGCAACCGGGCGATCTCATCGAATCAAACATCGTCCTCAACCTCAATGCCCCCTGTGTAATCGATAATTCATGGATACAACCCGGTAAGGTTGCCTGGGACTGGTGGAGCGGACAGGTCGTGAAAGACCGGAATTTCAAGGGTGCGATGGACGACCGGACCATGAAATACTTCATCGATTTCGCCGGAGATTACGGCCTCCGGTACATGCTCGTCGATGCGGGCTGGTACGGCGACCATGCCGATGGCGAGGTCGATATAACAAAGTCGATTCCTCAGATCGATGTTCCCGGTCTCGTACAGTATGCCGGGGAGCGCGGTGTCGGTATCATCCTCTGGCTCAACTGGAAATGCGTTGACCGCCAGATGGACGAAGCGTTCCCGCTCTACGAAAAATGGGGCGTCAAGGGCGTTAAAATCGACTATATGAACCGTGACGATCAGGAGATGGTCAACTTTTATCATCGGGCTGTTCAGAAGGCGGCGGCGCACAAGCTACTTGTCGATTTCCACGGCGCATATAAACCGACCGGCATACGGCGCACGTATCCGAACCTCATCACCCGCGAGGGCGTCATGGGTCTCGAATACAGCAAGTGGAGCGACCGTATCACACCCGACCACGACTGCACTCTTCCCTTTACGAGAATGCTTGCGGGGCCCATGGATTACACGCCCGGTGGATTTTCGAACGCGACGAAAGAACAGTTCAAACCCCAGTCTGTCGAGCCGATGACTCAGGGAACACGGTGCCACCAGCTCGCGCTCTATGTCATATTTGAAAGCCCGCTCCAGATGCTTGCCGACCATCCCGCAAACTACCGTAACAAGCCGGGCATGGATTTTCTCGAAGCCGTTCCGGTCACATGGGACAAAACGAGGGTTATCGCCGGGGAGGTGGGCGATTTCATTGCCATAGCCCGTCAGTACGCCGATGAATGGTATCTGGGGAGTATTACCGACTGGACACCGCGTCTCATGACCGTATCGCTCGATTTTCTCGGCGAGGGCGATTATGCCGCTGAAATCTATGCGGATGGGAGCGGACCCGAGGATGTCCGGAAACGTGAGGTGCTGATCACCGCCGGTGATTCAATCGATATAAACATGGCGGCGGGCGGCGGCTGCGCCGTGAGGTTTTACCCGGCTCCGGCAGGATGCAGTCTGCCGAGGTATTCACCTAAATAA
- a CDS encoding type II toxin-antitoxin system VapC family toxin: MTRILDAHGLMVFFEKEPGFEKIESFFNDAVEKDVNLLMTSVNFGEVYHIILRECGKEKAQEIENIIGTLPVDIIDVDIQLAREAARFKARHRISYADCFAAALAKICHGVVVTGDKEFKELENEIGIEWL; the protein is encoded by the coding sequence ATGACAAGAATCCTGGATGCTCACGGGCTCATGGTTTTTTTTGAAAAAGAACCCGGTTTTGAAAAGATTGAATCATTTTTTAACGACGCTGTCGAGAAAGATGTTAACCTGCTCATGACATCGGTTAATTTTGGCGAGGTTTATCACATTATTTTAAGGGAGTGCGGAAAAGAAAAAGCTCAAGAGATAGAAAATATAATCGGGACTTTACCTGTCGATATTATTGATGTCGACATCCAGCTTGCCCGTGAAGCCGCCCGCTTCAAAGCCCGTCACCGGATATCCTATGCCGATTGTTTCGCTGCCGCCCTGGCGAAAATATGCCATGGAGTGGTTGTAACGGGTGATAAGGAATTTAAAGAGCTGGAAAATGAAATCGGAATTGAATGGCTGTAA
- a CDS encoding AbrB/MazE/SpoVT family DNA-binding domain-containing protein, protein MSTATVTTKGQIVIPSKIRQRLKIKRGTKLCITERGDQIIIQPLTSDYFGKMAGILPTEGKLSKTLLEERAKDKDREA, encoded by the coding sequence ATGTCCACGGCAACGGTTACGACCAAAGGGCAGATCGTCATACCCTCTAAAATCCGGCAGAGACTGAAAATAAAAAGAGGAACCAAATTGTGTATAACGGAAAGAGGGGACCAGATTATCATTCAGCCTCTGACAAGTGATTATTTTGGAAAAATGGCAGGGATTCTGCCGACCGAAGGGAAATTATCAAAGACACTCCTGGAAGAACGCGCAAAAGATAAAGACAGGGAAGCTTAA
- a CDS encoding DUF4159 domain-containing protein: MINSCDTKRFFPISGAPDFQKHEKETRGFLIFGFFAVIAFIGIAGSYTFLKKPVIKVVKPFMTELVLRKKGLTTPLVIKKRSFTRKFPMTNGIRFRLPADRISMKLPPSPDAMNDEINMAYDYTGKHFPDDGLTFPKYENPDNPGGHYSQDISLKNEMFALGDLDNGIYKATVIQDSRNKKNIHGFVYIATVWGTEFAPPDQLRRSVLSLAEAVNRYTGIHAKIDSHLMLDSSRLFSMPLIYITTDTAFELTPREAENLGKYLRNGGFAVLDNAAPNTEYSPAEASLRMMLRNALGKDARFEPIPDSHHLYHCYFDFNDGPPLGSETRKYVPSALPMATMLSSLTGTVHYLEGVWIKNRLVAVYSDKGYALKWKDFENNSPQLKIGVNMVVFALTQEDGITQRNMKRFTGIQ; the protein is encoded by the coding sequence ATGATAAACAGTTGTGATACAAAACGGTTTTTTCCCATTTCCGGCGCACCGGATTTTCAAAAACATGAAAAAGAAACACGCGGATTTCTTATATTCGGGTTTTTTGCGGTTATTGCATTCATCGGAATTGCCGGCTCTTATACATTTTTGAAAAAACCCGTTATAAAAGTTGTAAAACCGTTCATGACGGAACTTGTACTGAGAAAAAAGGGACTGACAACTCCTCTGGTAATCAAAAAACGGAGTTTCACCCGAAAATTCCCCATGACGAACGGCATCCGTTTTCGGTTACCCGCAGACCGGATTTCTATGAAACTTCCACCTTCACCGGACGCCATGAACGATGAGATCAATATGGCATATGATTATACCGGGAAACATTTCCCCGATGATGGCCTTACATTTCCGAAATATGAAAATCCTGATAATCCGGGAGGACATTATTCGCAGGACATTTCCTTGAAAAACGAGATGTTCGCTCTGGGGGATCTCGATAACGGGATATATAAGGCAACTGTCATACAGGATTCACGCAACAAGAAAAATATACACGGTTTTGTGTATATCGCGACTGTATGGGGAACGGAGTTCGCTCCTCCGGACCAGTTGAGACGGTCTGTGTTGAGTCTGGCCGAAGCGGTAAACCGTTATACCGGGATTCATGCAAAAATCGATTCTCACCTCATGCTCGATTCCTCACGGCTGTTCTCCATGCCGCTCATATACATCACGACCGATACGGCTTTCGAGCTCACCCCGAGAGAAGCTGAAAACCTGGGAAAATATCTCAGAAACGGCGGTTTCGCGGTTCTGGACAATGCTGCTCCCAATACGGAATACAGCCCGGCCGAGGCCTCGCTCCGTATGATGCTCAGGAATGCACTCGGCAAGGATGCGCGGTTCGAGCCGATACCGGACAGCCACCATCTTTACCACTGTTACTTCGATTTTAACGACGGCCCTCCGCTGGGCAGCGAGACGCGGAAGTATGTTCCTTCTGCCCTGCCGATGGCGACGATGCTTTCTAGTTTAACCGGAACCGTACATTACCTCGAAGGCGTCTGGATAAAAAACAGGCTTGTGGCGGTATATTCGGACAAAGGATATGCGCTCAAGTGGAAGGATTTTGAAAACAACAGCCCTCAGCTTAAAATCGGTGTCAACATGGTCGTTTTCGCGCTCACCCAGGAAGATGGGATAACGCAGCGGAACATGAAACGATTTACCGGAATACAGTAG
- a CDS encoding cold shock domain-containing protein, giving the protein MAKGKVKWFNEQKGYGFITPDDGGPDLFVHHTNIMMDGFRNLQEGRAVEYEKVQGKKGPEANKVRQV; this is encoded by the coding sequence ATGGCAAAGGGTAAGGTAAAGTGGTTCAACGAGCAGAAAGGGTACGGATTTATTACCCCAGATGATGGCGGCCCTGATTTATTCGTTCATCACACGAATATCATGATGGACGGATTCCGCAATCTCCAGGAAGGTCGCGCCGTTGAATACGAAAAAGTTCAAGGCAAAAAAGGCCCCGAGGCAAATAAAGTACGGCAGGTATAA
- a CDS encoding ABC-ATPase domain-containing protein — MKNKRDLRKLIQTINERETDAYAELTGEYDFSDFVLTVDYVAHDVSRVSARMRVRVLFEAAKFPHDVFTPKSREIGARDFLVRSFDMRSGRYTVRASGVKGGRIFIDRPGQEMLESTAVVLGKTYIEVRFTAELPVRKGKVDSSSAAELLMESIPRVVLESLIFKNVDGDRLAEWIEAYEDADAVRAQLSSHNLVAFIADGSILPRKGADDPRPAEEKAHEFTAPDELAVTLDLPNRGHVRGLGIPAGITLLTGGRFHGKSTVLRALELGVYNHIPGDGRTYVITVSDAAGIHAETGRRIERVNLTPFFGSGGSGIDTANFSSENATATESIAANIMETLEIGSSLLLFDEDSLPADMIVRDARMQALIPKDDEPSATLIDILPVLRDEMNVSAIIALSGAGDYFDIADTVIAMKRYSPVAVTAKARKIAADKPSGRKKERPGDIGKCLTGRLPLEHSFEPDKTARSDAPKPSEKMCVQYGSDFIDISRVRQVVNPSQARAISRSLALVHRLIGSSGSLGDVVKKVINRIETVGLDTLSSRMMGDLAMFRAHELAAALNRMRKLKIK; from the coding sequence ATGAAAAACAAAAGGGATTTACGGAAACTGATACAAACGATAAACGAGCGTGAAACCGACGCTTATGCGGAGCTTACCGGCGAGTATGATTTCAGCGATTTTGTCCTGACCGTCGATTATGTTGCCCACGATGTTTCGCGTGTATCGGCGCGCATGAGGGTACGCGTGTTATTCGAAGCGGCGAAATTCCCCCATGATGTGTTCACTCCGAAAAGCCGTGAAATCGGAGCCCGCGACTTTCTTGTCCGCAGTTTTGACATGCGCTCGGGGAGGTACACGGTACGGGCTTCCGGAGTGAAGGGGGGACGGATTTTCATCGACCGTCCCGGACAGGAAATGCTCGAATCGACCGCCGTTGTTCTGGGGAAGACCTACATTGAAGTCCGTTTTACCGCCGAACTTCCTGTCAGGAAGGGGAAAGTGGATTCATCTTCCGCAGCCGAGCTGCTTATGGAGAGCATTCCGAGAGTGGTCCTCGAAAGTCTCATATTCAAGAATGTCGATGGTGACCGGCTTGCGGAATGGATTGAAGCATACGAAGACGCCGATGCAGTCCGCGCGCAGCTCTCCAGTCATAATCTCGTGGCGTTTATCGCCGATGGGAGCATTCTGCCGAGAAAAGGCGCCGACGATCCCCGGCCGGCCGAAGAAAAGGCTCATGAATTCACCGCGCCGGATGAGCTGGCGGTTACTCTCGATCTTCCCAACAGGGGGCATGTCCGCGGACTCGGGATTCCGGCCGGAATCACGCTTCTGACCGGAGGGCGTTTCCACGGGAAATCCACGGTTCTCAGGGCGCTGGAACTCGGAGTATACAATCACATCCCCGGCGACGGGAGGACATATGTGATTACCGTTTCCGACGCCGCGGGCATACATGCCGAAACAGGGCGGCGTATCGAACGGGTGAACCTCACGCCGTTTTTCGGGAGCGGCGGCAGCGGCATCGATACGGCGAATTTTTCCTCCGAAAACGCGACCGCCACGGAATCCATAGCGGCGAATATCATGGAAACACTCGAGATCGGAAGTTCGCTCCTGCTTTTCGATGAGGATTCCCTCCCCGCCGATATGATCGTGCGGGATGCCCGCATGCAGGCGCTTATCCCGAAAGACGACGAGCCTTCCGCAACCCTGATCGACATACTCCCCGTACTCCGCGACGAGATGAACGTTTCTGCGATCATTGCGCTCAGCGGGGCAGGTGATTATTTCGATATCGCCGACACCGTCATAGCCATGAAGCGGTACAGTCCGGTTGCGGTAACCGCAAAAGCCCGTAAAATAGCCGCAGATAAACCATCGGGCAGAAAAAAGGAACGCCCCGGCGATATCGGTAAATGCCTGACCGGGCGGCTGCCGCTCGAACACAGTTTTGAACCCGATAAAACAGCCCGGAGCGATGCCCCGAAACCATCCGAGAAAATGTGTGTTCAGTATGGCAGCGATTTTATCGACATCAGCCGGGTCAGACAGGTTGTCAATCCTTCGCAGGCCCGGGCGATTTCGAGAAGTCTTGCCCTCGTGCACCGACTTATCGGCAGCTCCGGTTCGCTCGGCGATGTGGTGAAAAAAGTCATAAACCGTATCGAAACGGTCGGTCTCGATACCCTGTCGAGCCGTATGATGGGGGATTTGGCGATGTTCCGCGCCCATGAGCTTGCGGCAGCCCTCAACAGGATGCGGAAGCTGAAAATCAAATAG